Proteins encoded together in one Quercus lobata isolate SW786 chromosome 3, ValleyOak3.0 Primary Assembly, whole genome shotgun sequence window:
- the LOC115980089 gene encoding probable aldo-keto reductase 1: MAEVNELQIPRVKLGNQGLEVSKLGFGCMTLTGAYNSPLSEEDGIAVIKHAFSKGITFFDSADIYGPHINEILLGKALKQLPREKIQIATKFGIQTLEFPNVKVNGSPEYVRSSCEASLKRLDVEYIDLYYQHRVDTKVPIEETVGELKKLVEEGKIKYIGLSEPSPDTIRRAHAVHPITALQMEWSLWTRDIEDEIIPLCRELGIGLVPYSPLGRGFFAGKGVVESLAANSFLDMHPRFQGENLVKNKAIFNRIEGLARKHQCTPAQLSLAWILQQGDDIVPIPGTTKIKNLDNNIGSLKVKLTEEDLKEISDAVPIEEVAGCISMQNTEHFRWQYGNTPPKI, translated from the exons GTCTCAAAGTTGGGGTTTGGATGTATGACCCTGACTGGAGCCTACAATTCTCCTCTCTCCGAGGAAGATGGAATTGCAGTAATAAAGCATGCTTTCAGTAAGGGGATCACTTTCTTCGATTCAGCTGACATTTATGGACCCCATATTAATGAAATTCTACTTGGGAAG GCCTTGAAGCAGTTGCCAagagaaaaaattcaaatagcCACCAAATTTGGCATCCAAACACTGGAATTTCCTAATGTAAAAGTGAATGGTAGCCCTGAGTATGTTCGCTCAAGCTGTGAGGCTAGCTTGAAGCGTCTTGATGTGGAATACATTGATCTGTATTATCAGCATCGGGTAGACACAAAAGTGCCCATTGAAGAAACT GTTGGTGAACTTAAGAAACTGGTAGAAGAGGGAAAAATCAAGTATATTGGTCTATCTGAACCCAGCCCAGATACGATAAGGAGGGCACATGCTGTGCATCCCATCACAGCTTTACAAATGGAGTGGTCTCTCTGGACTCGTGATATTGAAGATGAAATAATTCCACTTTGCAG AGAGCTTGGCATTGGGCTAGTTCCATACAGTCCTCTTGGTCGTGGTTTTTTTGCTGGCAAAGGAGTTGTGGAAAGTTTGGCTGCGAATAGCTTTTTG GACATGCACCCTCGGTTTCAAGGAGAAAATTTGGTCAAGAACAAGGCCATTTTTAATCGAATAGAAGGACTTGCTAGAAAGCACCAATGCACTCCTGCTCAACTTTCACTTGCATGGATTCTCCAACAAGGAGATGATATTGTACCCATACCTG GGACGACTAAGATCAAGAACTTGGATAACAATATTGGCTCTTTGAAGGTGAAACTTACAGAAGAAGACCTCAAAGAGATATCTGACGCTGTACCAATAGAAGAGGTAGCTGGTTGTATAAGCATGCAAAACACGGAGCATTTTCGATGGCAGTATGGCAACACTCCTCCAAAAATTTAA